The window TCTATTCTTCTCCGCTCCCTATGTACCTTAATGAAGTCcacacctcacttcctctccttccctctcctcttttctcctcctcacatgctctcttctcatcttctctcctcctcctcttctctccatctgCTATCCTGCTGCTTTTCGGTCCCTGTACCTAAATAGTACCTTCATCTCCCCTGCCTTTCCTCCAtgtaccccccctctccctccctccctcccctggcccctgaGGATAGGGCAGACTTAGCCCAGCTGCAACATTTAGCTACCGTCtctgagaggagatgagagaagagCCTCACTCCCAGACTAGCACCCAGCCAGACTGTTGTATTGCTAATCACCTTAGcatcctcaccctaacccctcaCCAATAGAACAGAATCCATCTTCTCACTGGTCTCTAGCAGAGTGTGCggctgtatgagtgtgtgatggCTGACAGCCATTGGTCAGaacgtatgcatgtgtgtgtgtgtgtgtgttacggtcTGTCTCCactcacaagtgtgtgtgtgtccttgtatcTGGTGGTATTCGGGTTGTAACAGTGTGTGCGTGAACGAGTGGCGTTGACATGACACTAATCCTTGTTTTGGCCATTCGCTTCTCATAACCTCACAGGTCAACAAATCCATTTATGGAGGAGAAAATCCACTTGTCTGCTTTCCCCCCCCGAAAGATTGGAGATGGCTTGTTAGTGAGTGGCAGAGGGCAGAGTGCTGTCTGAAGGGCAGCAGGCTGTAATGGTGTTTAAAGGGAACGCCTCTCACAGAGGGATGAGGGcccacacactgacaaacaGCCAGGCGTGAAGGGGGCCGAGTGGatgcagggaggctgggggctgctgCATTGTGCTGGGGTTGGGTTGtgtgcaaacatacacacaagctctctctctccctctccctctccctccccctccctccctccctctctccctctctccctttctctctctctctctctctctctctctcacatacacacacacacacacactttatctccctccatccttgtcACCCTCTCTTGCTGCATCTTCTttgctctttttctccctctccctctccctctccctctgtctccctctctctctctctctctctctctctctctctcagtctctctctcagtctctctctcagtctctctctctctctctctctctctggggactGGTTAATGCTCTGCCATCCAGAGGAGGTCTGCAGCTTGAGAACGAAGGGTCAGAACACAGCTGACGTCACAGTGTTCCCTACATTCCACTGGCAGGCACGCTAAAAGCAGCCGACAGGGGAGTGGAAACTACAGGAGAGCCTTCTCCCTaatacgaacacacacacacacaccccacacacaccacacacacacacacaccacacccacactagAAACCTCCCACCACCTTCTCTTAATGTATGGTTCTGCCATCTCTGCTGCCAGGCACGACCCATTAGACCATGAGGGCCTAGCTGTAGTGTGGAGGAGGCTGTCAGAGCAGGGGATTGGTTCCCAACCACCTGTGCTACACTCTCTACCCAGAACCCCCCTTCCAACTGATACTGGAACAGTATTCAGCAAACGAACACCACTGGTGTCACATGTTACGCCCCAGCGGAAGACTTAAGCTGGGTTACATCACAGGTAACCACATGATATATCACTAGATATCTCACCTGTTCTGTAAAACTAGAGCCCAATGTCATACTGCTACACCTCTAggttaaacacacagacactgtgtgtttatgtgcatggGAGCCTAGGTGTGCATAAGCCCACTATTGTTGATGGATGTGTTGCTTCCCGAGGCGATTGCGTAACATCAGACCAGATGGTGACTGATGATGCTttccgaggggggagggggggactgtTGGTGACTGCCCTGAGAGGTGACAGTACTGCAATAAGATAAGGCTTGTCCCCCAGGCAAACTGGAGATGAGAGGAAAATATACTGATGGAAGCCCGCGTTACACTACACCTGCTCAGGGGTCACTATCACTGTGGTCTCCTCACGTTACTGTACAACCACACGTGTGGATGAAGGCCGGGGACATGGTGATAGCTGCCTGCAATGATAATGGGCGGTATTTACAAGTACAGGGTAGCCTCTTCTGCTACGGCATCCTTCAGACGCCATGGCATTCAATAATCCATGGACACTGAGTCCCATTAGAGTTATGAGTGTAAGAGTCGCCGTAGTCTTAACAGAACTCCAGAGAAGAGGACACGCCCCCTCAGAGGAACCCTGCTGGAGTCCTGGGAGGACACGCCCCCTCAGAGGAACCCTGCTGGAGTCCTGGGACTGGTAGGACACGCCCCCTCAGAGGAACCCTGCTGGAGTCCTGGGAGGACACGCCCCCTCAGAGGAACCCTGCTGGAGTCCTGGGAGGACACGCCCCCTCAGAGGAACTCTGCTGGAGTCCTGGGAGGACACGCCCCCTCAGAGGAACCCTGCTGGAGTCCTGGGAGGACACGCCCCCTCAGAGGAACCCTGCTGGAGTCCTGGGAGGACACGCCCCCTCAGAGGAACCCTGCTGGAGTCCTGGGAGGACACGCCCCCTCAGAGGAACCCTGCTGGAGTCCTGGGACTGCGAGGACACGCCGGAGTGTAATTtctttttatttaaaatgttaccCTCGTTGGGTTAAGAGTCTGTAGATCAACGTCATTTGCCTGCCAGACACTCCAAGCTGTCTTACTGCAGAGTCAGGCTCCCAGCGTTTAACGAGCTCTATCATCACAGAGCATAGAATATGACCCGCAGAGCGGACCACACAGCTTACATGATATAGCACTCTCTACGCCAGCACGGCAAAAAGTTTAATTAATGCATATTGCTTCCGTTTATTCACTTACTCATTGAGATATTTTGATGATACCATTGAGAACTAGATTGGACCAGTACAGGGTGAGCCAGAGGGGTATGTTCTGCTCTGTGTGGCGGTTTGGCAATTTACTGAGAGTATGAGTCTGCCAGGACCCCCCTATAAAAGTCACAATGACCTGACCGGCTGCTCATCTGTTTTTGGCAGATATTTCTGGTCAAAATTCACCAGATATTGCAAGGGACTCCCTCGTGCTATTAACAAGGAGTGGCTATGGTAACACTGCTACGTTTGTACGAGATGATTCTATTAAAAGTTCCTCTACGTTTTTTCAAGGTATCCTGTGTGTGACCGCGTGAGTGTTTGACCCTGAAAAGCTAAACCGTCGTCCCCGAGATGAAACAGATACATCCTTCCGCTGTGCGTCTGTCTCTGAGGGATGGGACACTGCTTCCATCCCCGCTCCTGTTCcactcgctccctctccccctcatctctccctccctcatctccccctcacctccccctgttcctccactcctcccttcaCCTAGGTCGAGCTGATTTTAGAACCTGATGTCAGGACAGAACGACCCAGACAGGATTTGGAGGGGTGTGGCCACATTAGGAGCCTGGTCTCCAGGCTGCTCTGGCCGTACAGGGCCCTGCAGGGCGGCCGACCCAGGTCACCCACTCTGTGAGGCCAAGTGTTGCCCATGAGAGCCAGAGGAGACCAACTGGTCTGATGGGGATCCCAGGCTTTATACACACCATTAACAGTGCCGGGCAATGCTGCCTCATTCTGTGGGACCCAAACAACACGTGGTCTCAATGCAGTCATATCTGTCATGGGACCTGGATCTTTGTTGCCCAGGGGGGTTGGAAAACATGGGTTCTCGATGGCGAGGTAGCCAGGCGAGGTAGCCAGGCGAGGTAGCCATGCCAGGGAAGTTACACACAAGGTACATGTCCTGCCCCCTGTGTTGAGCATGTTCTCTGGATCTAATGGCAGTGGGAGTAGAACATAGACAAATTGGGTTGTGAATCCTGGTCTAATGTGCGTAGAGCAACATCCCAGAAAGCATCCCTGTCCGTGTCTCCACATCAGGGTGATGGGTCGTTACACCATATAGCCTCATAGTTAACACAGCTAACGCTGCACTGCCGATCGATAactaaggagaggagaggaggaggagaggacaggaggagaggagaggagaggaggggagaggagaagagtggacaggagaggacatgaggagagaggagaggagaggagaggaggagaggtgagaggagaggacaggagaggagaggagaggagaggaggggagaggagaggagaggagaggagaggagaggagaggaggggaggggagaggagaagagtggacaggagaggacatgaggagagaggagaggggacaggaggggcggggagaggagaggagaggagaggagaggagaggagaggagaggagaggagaggagaggagaggagaggagaggagaggagaggagaggagaggagaggaggaggagaagagaggacaggaggaaagaggagaagggagagttCTCTAAAAGGCTAAAACCAAGCGTCTATTAACCAGAATGCCTATCATGTATCAGAAACAGCAATCTCCAAAGAACAGATCATATCCTTTTACGATTGGACGATTTCCTAATTGCAGATGGGAAATGAGTTTGATAGAGAGAACTGCATCAGAGACTATAGGAATCCATTACAGTTATAGGCACTATAGCATTTAGCCACACATTTTGAACGTTCCTTCagaatggaggggaggggaggggaggggaggggaggggaggggaggggaggggaggagaggagaggagaggagaggagaggagaggagaggggaggggaggggaggagaggagaggagaggggaggggaggagaggagaggagaggggaggagaggggaggggatgggagaaaagaaaagaaaggagagtggaggggaggagaggcgttGCAGCCTGTCTGTTCTGCTTGGAAGCCCATTAGAGTGAGGACGTGTTCTGATGTGGGCCTAATGGACCTGGGGATCCCTCCACTCCACAGGCTGGATgaaacagagatggaggaggaggagggaggtgctgTGGTGCCCTCTCAGCCACACCCCAGGCAGCAGGCCTGAGGAGCTCTGAGGAGCTGAGAGAAGCTCTAATCAGCAGGACACCGTCATGTCTGCCCTGCATAGTACTCTGCCGCAGGAGAGCACACCAGCACATCGCTCTTCCATTAGATACTGgatcttcttctctccccctctccctctctccctgtatctctctctctgtacagtatgtttttccttctgtctctttaTTCTCCTCTGTTCGTTTTTCATTcactgcgcgcacacacacatacagcttgTTCCGCTCCATTCACAGCAGGCCTGCAGCTAGACAGCTGGAagagtcaaacacacacctgtgtcaCCTGCCTATGTGACAACCACAGAATGAAAACGTAAGATGACTGAGTcacacagtgtctctctctctttctctgtactACTATGTTTCCTGTGTCTCCTAGGCTCAGAACCCAGCTCTCTCTGGTGGGCGTTGAGCTGGTAAGGATGCTAATAACCTTGTGTGAGGGTACAACCAGCGTAGTTATGGTAGCATAATGATAATACCATGACAACCAGTAGTCATGGTAACACAAGCATTAAGCACCACTAAAACCAACAAATGGTATGTATAGTGATTAACTTGGGTGTAAAATGCTACGACAACCAGCGAAGGCAGGTTTGAAATGCGGTTGAATACTGCCATGACAGTAAACATAGATGTACCCCAGAATAACCATCGTGTTTATGGCGTCCCACAACAACCATAAGTCATTTAGTTCAACACCGATACTGCCACAGTTTGACAAAACGTCTAAAAGGTACCACAACAACCAGTGTAGTCATGATAACAATAAGGTTCAACATCCCATGGAAACGCACTCACCCCAGGGTGGTCATGGTGACGATGGTGTACCAGAAGGACGCTGGGATGCTGGTGAAGCTGCTGCCCCTGGTGCCCTTCTCGGCGTAGAACATGACGGTGGCGAAGATGATGATGGCCATggtgagggagaagaggaggaagcccAGCTCGGAGGCACAGCTCTTCAGCGTGTAGCCCAGGATGCGCAGGCCCTGCGAGTGGCGGGAGAACTTGAAGATGCGGAAGACGCGGAACACCCGCAGCGTGACGAAGGCGCCGCTCACGTCCTCGTTCTCGGGCATCACCAGGCCGATGTAGTAGGGCAGGATGGCCACCACGTCGATCACGCTCATCACGGAGCGCGCAAAGTCGCAGCGGCTGGGCGCGGCAAACAGACGCGCCAGGTACTCGAAGGTGAAGATGAGGACGCAGGCCGTGTCCATGCAGAAGAAGGCCAGGCCGTACTTCTCACCGCAGGGCAGGTCCTTCACGCTGCCCTTGATAGGCCGGCACGGCACCGTCTCCACCACGTTGGCGATGACCGACACGGCGATGAAGAAGCCCGTCACGTAGTAGAACACCAGCGCCatggtggaggtgtgggggttCTCGAAGGCCCGCCACAGCCGCTCGCGCGCCGTGCTGTCAGGCGGCAGGGGCGCGTCGCCGGCGTTCTCCGCCTCCGTGTCCTCGGCCAGCCGCTCCTGGTTCTCCTTCTTCCTGTCGCGGTACTCCTCCATGCAGCAGTCGCCGATGATCTCCGGCTCGATGCCGTAGAAGGCCAGCTCCTCTTCGAAGGCCTGGATGCACTCGTGGCGCGGGTAGTGCAGCTTGCCCGTGCGGTAGAAGTTCAGGATGTGCCGGAACATCTCGGGATCCCGGTCAAAGAAGAACTCCTGAGTGTCCTCGTTGTAGAAGAACTCCTTCTCGGAGCTGCCCAGCAGGGTGTCTGGGTAGCGGTCCAGGGTGTTCTTCCAGGTCTGGAAACGCTGGCCGCTCACGTTGACAAACAGGATCTCGTCGCTGCGGCTCTTCTTGTCCACGGGAGGCTTGGGCATGATCTTTTTGGCCAGAGGGAGCCAGCCCACAGCAGCTGCCCGGGCGAAGGGGAGCCATGTTGCCACCCCAGCTGCCATCTTGCTCGTTAGTGCGACTCTCTGGGGTCTTGAGGACGAGAGGGatgctgggaggagggggccaaACGGGGGAGGGATTTGATTTGACCGTCTCGGatgaggaggaaaaggaaggcTGGGTCCGGTCTACTCATTCAAACAGAGCAGGGGCCTCAAGAAAGAGGCTGGCTGGCCTCCATCCCCggggtgcgtgcgtgcgttttCCTGTGCGGATGTCGAGGCTTCAAGAACATGAGACAGAAgcgggaggcatggaggagagaggagagtgtggaGCTGTCATCGTGAAAGAGGTCAGGGTGTGGTGTAGACCTCGTGGGACACGAGCCTAAATGTCAGGCCATTAGAATAGCTCGGAGAAAATAGGTCTGGCTCAcaacacagcagagagaggtCCTCTCTGCTAGGACAGAGTGGGTAGCAGACTTCACTAAGGAGTCACACCTCAGTCTGCATTCAGCGCAGTGTCATTCTAAGTATGCAGTTATGTCTATGGCTTGTTTGACAAGAGTATGCTTAAAGTGTTCCAGAGAGGTAGGGGTAAATGCTTCCGGCTgcgtcctgtctctctccctccctctctccctctctccccctgtctctctctctctctcttagaagACAGATTTGTTGCAGTGCTGTGGCTTTTCAAATTCCTATTAAATTGTGATGATGGTCCAAAAGTTGCAAGATAGACAGAATTTGCTGtgatgctctgtctctctctattttccttTTAGTGTTGCTCCATCGCTTTGATAATAGATGCCTCTCAGTTTTTTCagtttccctctcccccctctctctgtctctctctgaataTGCCTTTGTCGATctaattttctctctcttttttccgcTCAGTCTTTTGCCAGATCTCCAGTGTTGTGGGGCAGCTCTGCTGTGGGCGGGGCCTGGAGGATGCAGGGGGCCGTCTCTCAGGCGCCTGGACTCCTTGTATGGCTGTCCCCCTCGGctcctgtcaacacacacacaacacacactctcagacacaaccCAGCACGGCGGAACGGAACAGGTTGACACACAGAGAAgagtgtgcgcgcgtgtgcgtgcgtgagcgTGCGTTCGTGAGCTACATCCACAGTTACCGTAACGGCCATGACGGAGCTGGTTGGCCATTTGCGTCACAGTGTGTCTAAAAGGCCAGTCTTCCATATACAAACACAGGTTCTCTACAAAGGACACTGCCTGTCTGGTGAGGAGTAATAATAACACTGGAACTGGAGCACACAGCCCACAACTGTAGTACATTACAGACCTGGAATAACATTACATCATTCTTCTACTCTATACATGCAACGAGAGATGATTTTCCATCATCTAACAATGGTCCTGCCATCGCAACATTGTATACGTAGTTCAACATACATGTACATTTTCATAATGATGGTCTGTTCATGTGGATCCTCTGTTGTCTTTCTGAAGAGACAAGCCTTGATCTTCACTGACACCATTGTACTTGCTTCTGCTCCAAGCACAGCTCAATCTGCTAATGGCTTCTCCTTGTGCAGAGATATAGACTGGGTGGACCTGAGTGTACTGAACTGTATCATATATGCCATAGAGCACGACGATGTCAGACACATTTCTTCCCTGGCATGCAAATTATGAACGGTGATTAGGAATACATCCTAATCACCGCAGTCCTTCTTAGTGtccgtttcctgtcacacaaATAAAGTTTCGCAAATTCCAAATCAAAGCTAGATGGTTGTGACGTGTCCTAAGGAGACGAACCGAGAGCTGTCAGTTctggtgacccctgaccctaccCTAGGTCACGTGACCCCACCCCAAGCTCAGTGATCTCTGTCACGACTACCTTAATCAAGGATCAATACACAAAATATGACGTGAAACACAGATCCCTGCCTTCTGACCTATACTGATGACATAAGTCATCCCACACAGAGAAAGAtctacagaaagacacacagggCTCACATAGAACATTGAGTAAACTTCCCTATCAATGCCATATAGTTGAAGTAAAGACAGATCTCCATCCATGGACGGGCAACAATCAGACTGCCTCTAAACACacagccccaacacacacagcaaacccTACAGCAGATCTGCATACGACAGCGTAGAAACAAGGTAGCAGTACCAACctctgtgtttacacacacgaCCAGATGCAACGGCTGCTGCAACACACCATCACTCATTCAGGTGCTAATTGATCGTCAGGGAACAGGTGAGAAGTCTCCGGCACGCCAACCACGCTCCCCTCCTACGGTTACGCTCACTCACTGAGCCAGCTCTAAATGTGTCAGTCATCCGGAAGGCTGAGATGAACCACATGGCCACTCAGCCAATAAAAAACACACTGAGGAAAAGAGCTGGgaggttaaaaaaaagaaagaataaacCTTGATtcctcctaccctcctctcaGTATCACTCACGTCCCTGTGTAATGATCGCAAAGAATTCAATTAGAGCACAGTGTGTGCATGATGTGCATGTGTATATCATAACCAGTGCAGTACGTGTGtctattgtgtttgtgtgcttgtccATTTCTGTGTGGACCTCCAAACAGACACATGAATAAGTGatgaagttgtgtgtgtgagtgtgtttgccaTGAAGGGTTGGTCCaagtgtgtgtccaggctgtgtggTAGGGTATGTCAGAGCTCAGGTTCCCCCTACTCACCGTGGTCTATGACAGCAGAGCTGGCAGGCAGGGGAAGCAGGGTTCTCCGGGctccaggacaggacacagaatCATAAGCCAGGTGGAGCAAACGACAAGGCTGCGGTACGACCATATCCCAGACAGGACGGTGAGGGAGTGATTGTCATGCTGAtccctctcttcactctctttctctctcctctcctccctctcggcTCGGCACTCACTGCTCGCTCTCACTCCCTCCAACTCCAGCTCCTATTAGCTTGCTcaacctccccaccctccctctcttgcttactctttttcgctctctccttctctttttctctgtctctcgcagtccctagcactctctctctctctctctcttgcaggctcttcttttctctctttttcctgctctctcactttctctttctcactggcGTTTTCTTCCCATCACACACCTATGTGACTTCTGCCAGAGTGTACTGCACATTAAAGGCTTGGTAGACATGAAGATTTATCAAAACAGTCCTAGATGAACCGTTcctgtcacagtgtgtgtgtgtccatacccTTTGGTTTATCACATCTGACTCAGCAGTTTTAGACACATTCACTGGATAGGGATCTTTCCCGATCCTTAATGTAAGTATGGACTACTGTAGATAAGAGGATGGATGTGTGGGCGGGTGGGAGAGAGCACTGAGGGGTAATTTCTTGGCAAACTGAAACCTCAACCATgaagaaaacacacaccaaaaactCTTCCTTCTGACTGGGACGgggcagaggagaaagaggtgatGAGGTGTCACATTCGGTTGACCAATTACAAATACAAAACGAGCATTCAGGATCCCCTTGCCAGAGCCAGCTCTGACACTGAGCCCCGACTACATATttaaagagaggaggaaagagaagacCCAGGTAGAGACACACAGCCCCAGGATAAACCTACAGAGACATACACCACCTTAAGAAGGATGTAAAGAACCCCatgtgtatacatacacacacacacacacacaatgtggtgGCTCTATTCCTTCACGTGAATTATTCATGTGGGCAAAAGCCGCGTTCAGCACTCTGCAGTACCAGTGATGCTGTAAATGGTTATGCTGTAACCAGTTATGCTGTAACCGGTTATGCTGTAACCGGTTATGCTGTAACCGTTATGCTGTAACTGGTTATGCTGTAACTGGGTATGCTGTAACTGGGTATGCTGTAACTGGGGAATGGCCGTTGACCCAAAccccaacgcacacacatataaatgGATAGGAACTGGACTTATCCCCTTGGGGAAACTGCAGTTA of the Hypomesus transpacificus isolate Combined female chromosome 18, fHypTra1, whole genome shotgun sequence genome contains:
- the kcnd1 gene encoding potassium voltage-gated channel subfamily D member 1, which codes for MAAGVATWLPFARAAAVGWLPLAKKIMPKPPVDKKSRSDEILFVNVSGQRFQTWKNTLDRYPDTLLGSSEKEFFYNEDTQEFFFDRDPEMFRHILNFYRTGKLHYPRHECIQAFEEELAFYGIEPEIIGDCCMEEYRDRKKENQERLAEDTEAENAGDAPLPPDSTARERLWRAFENPHTSTMALVFYYVTGFFIAVSVIANVVETVPCRPIKGSVKDLPCGEKYGLAFFCMDTACVLIFTFEYLARLFAAPSRCDFARSVMSVIDVVAILPYYIGLVMPENEDVSGAFVTLRVFRVFRIFKFSRHSQGLRILGYTLKSCASELGFLLFSLTMAIIIFATVMFYAEKGTRGSSFTSIPASFWYTIVTMTTLGYGDMVPSTIAGKIFGSICSLSGVLVIALPVPVIVSNFSRIYHQNQRADKMRAQQKVRQARIRMAKKGTTNAFLQYKEDGGLEDRHNDDSAALCLKNRSAFEHQHHHLLHCLEKTTSHEFTDEMTYSEVCMTESVGFRTSRSTSISSQQGVQQSTCCPRRAKRRAIRLANSTVSVSRGSVQELDTLHIQKTTTIPQSRSSLNARTHDLKLNCDDRDFTAAIISIPTPPANTPDESLPPSPVIPGILRNSRATAFTHDTVKISSL